In Beutenbergia cavernae DSM 12333, the DNA window GGCCGGCCGAGCGTGATCTTCCTCGACGAGCCGACCACCGGGCTCGACCCGCGCAGCCGCCAGGCGATGTGGGACGTGATCCGCGACGTCGTCGCCAACGGCGCGAGCCTCTTCCTCACCACGCAGTACCTCGAGGAGGCCGACCGGCTCGCCGACCGCATCGCGCTTCTCGACGACGGCGGCATCGTCGCGGAGGGCACCGCCGCGCAGCTCAAGGCGCGGGTGGGGGAGGCGAGCGTCGAGATCGTCACCGGCGGGGCCGACGACGGCGCCCGGCTCGCCCATGTGTTCGGGGTCACCCCGATCGGGGCGACGGTGCGCGTGCCGACGGACGGTTCGGTCGGCCACGTCCGCGACGTGCTGGACGCCGTCGACGGCGCCGGGGTCGCTGTCGAACGGTGGGACGTGCGGACGCCGTCGCTCGACGACGTGTTCCTCGCCCTCACCGGCCACGCCGCGCGCACCCGGCCAGACGCCGGCAGCGCGACGTCGACCACCGACGAGCAGGACCGGACGGAGGTGGCGGCATGACCGCGCTCGCCGCCCGGCCGCCCGCCGACCTCGCCCCCGCGACCTCCGGCGTCGCCCGCCTGCGGGAGTGGTGGCGCGACGCCGCCACGATGTCCGGCCGAGCGCTGCGCCTCGTCACGCGCGACCCGGACTCGCTCGTGCTGGGCGTGGTCCTGCCGATCATGCTCATGGTGCTGTTCGTGTACGTCTTCGGCGGCGCGTTCGCCGTCGGGACCGAATACCTCAACTACGTGACCCCCGGCATCATCCTGCTGTGCGCCGGGTACGGCGCCGCGAACACGGCGATCGGCGTCGCGCGCGATGCCACGACCGGCGTCATCGACCGGTTCCGGTCCATGCCTCCTGCGACGTCGACGGTGCTGGTGGGCCACGTCGTCGCGAGCGCCGCGAAGAACCTCGCGACCACCGCCGTCGTGTTCGGTGTCGCGTTCATCATGGGATTCCGGCCGGGAGCCTCGCTGCTCGAGTGGCTGGGCGCCGTCGGCGTCATCCTCCTCTTCGTGCTCGCGATCACGTGGGTCGCCGTGTTCGTGGGCGTCTCCGTGCGCTCCGAGGAGGCGGCGAGCGGGTTCACGTTCTTCATGCTGTTCCTGCCGTACGTCTCGAGCGCGTTCGTGCCGCCGGAGACGATGCCCGCCTGGCTGCGCGGCTTCGCCGAGCATCAGCCGGTGACGCCGGTGATCGAGACCATCCGGGGGCTGCTCGTCGGGACGCCGATGGGCAACGCGCCGCTGCTCGCGGTGGTGTGGTGGGTCGGCATCGGGGCAGCGTTCGCCGTCGCGGCGGGCATCGTGTTCCGGAACAAGGGACGCTGACGCTCGACGGGCGACGCCGGGCGGTCCGTGCCTAGCCTTGTCGCATGGCACAGATCGCGATCGTCGGTGGTCACGGCAAGATCGCCCGGCTCCTCATCCCGCTGCTCGTCGCGCGCGGGGACACGCCCGTCGCGCTCATCCGCAACCCGGAGCACGCGCCGGACGTGCGGGACGCGGGCGGCGTCCCGCGCCTGCTCGACATCGAGGCTCAGGACGCGGCCGCGTTCGCCGGCGCGTTCGGCCGCGCCGACGCCGTCGTCTTCGCGGCCGGGGCCGGTCCCGACGGGCGGGTCGACCGGAAGACGAGCGTGGACCTGCAGGGAGCGTTGAAGTCGATCGAGGGCGCCCGTTCCGCGGGTGTGCGCCGGTTCGTGCAGGTGTCGGCGATCGGCGTCGACGAGCCGGTGGGCGACGACGCGACCGAGGTGTGGGCCGCGTACGTCGCCGCGAAGCGGGACGCCGACGCCGCGCTCCGTGACTCCGGCCTGGAGTGGACGATCATCCGCCCGGCCCGACTCACGGACTCGCCGGGCACGGGGCTCGTCAGCCTCGCGCGGTCCCTCCCCGGGGGCGAGGTGCCGCGGGCCGACGTCGCGGCGGTGCTCGCCACCGTGCTCGGCAGTCCGTCGAGCGTCGGTCACCAGTGGGACCTCGTGGGCGGCACGACGCCGGTGCTCGAGGCCGTCGCGACCGCCATCGAGGCCGAGCGCGGCTGAGCCACTAGCCTCGCGCGGTCGGGCCCGTCCAGAGGCGGGCTCAGCCGTCGGTGCGGATCCAGGTCTCGTGGTCGCGCAGCACCCCAGGTCTGCGGCTCGCCGGTGACGGCGACGTCGGTGAGCCAGACCGTGCGATCGGCATCCCAGCCGGCGAGCACGGAAGCTGCGCCGTCGACGGGGACCGCGCGGCCCGCCGTCGTGAGGTAGCCCGCGACCGTGAGGTGCACGCCGTCGTACTCCCGGCCGACGGCCGCCCAGTCGGGGATCACCCACGCGCCGTCGCGCCCGGTGGTGCGGAACCAGTCGTGCCGGCGGCACGCCGTCACGTCCAGCGGGTGCCGGCGGCACAGGTCGGCCCAGGCGTCCGGGCCGGTGATCTCGTACACGCGGGCCTGCGGGGGGACGGCGACGGCGCGGACCGTGGCGGCGCCGTCGTCGAACCGGTCCTCCACGAACCACAGGCCCGCCGGCCCGCTGGAGCCGAGCGCCCGGGTGGAGCCGGTGAGCGCGTGCGGCGGGATCGACCACCACGAGCCGGAGAACGAGGCGCGGACGTCGCGTGGGTACTCCCGCGCCGCCCGTTCCTCGGCCTGAGCCGTCTCGGCGCGCCAGGTGGCGAGGTGGTCGACGACGGCGCCCGTGAACGGCGCGTAGATCTGGCTGTCCCGTGCGTCAAGGGTGGCCACGAGCTGCGCGGACCGCTCGATCGGCGTCGTCCACCAGGCCGCGTGGGGCGCGGAGACGACGGCCTGCGCCGTCGGCAGCAGCGCCTCTCGGACGTCCGGCGTCGCGGCCAGGACGTCCTCGCCGTCCGGCTCCTGCCAGTAGCGGGCGACGTCGACGGCGTCGCGGAGCGCCACCAGGAGATCGGCCTCGGTCGGTGACGGCGTGGGCGTGCCGCGGAAGAGCCCCGCCACCTCGGCGGGCGACGGCGTCGGCACCTCGTGCTCCGACGGGTCGGATCCGTCGGAGACGGCCGTCAGACGCACCCGCGACGTGCCCGCGCCTGGATCCAGCGCGAAGGCCGCGGCGGACGCTGCGACGGCGAGGCCGCCGTCGTCGTCCCGGACGGCGGTGGCCAGCTCGAGGCAGAGCCGCCGGCCGCGTGGGCCCGCGAGCAGCTCCCTCGCGGAGATCACGCGCGGCTCAGAGCTCGGCGACGCGGCGCCAGAGGTCGACGCCCGACTCCACGGCGAAGCCGTCGATGTCGGCCAGCTCGTCGTCGGTGAACGACGCGTTCTCGAGCGCGGCGAGGTTCTCGGCGACCTGCTCGACCCGCGACGCGCCGATCAGCGTCGAGGCGACGGTCGGGCGGCGCAGCACCCACACGAGCGCCATCTGCGCGAGCGTCTGCCCGCGGCGCCGAGCGATGCCGGCGAGGCCGCGCACCCGGGCGAGCACGTCGTCGTCGATCCGGATGCCACGGTTCGCGGCGCGCTGGACGCCGTCGGGATCCTCCGCGTACCGGTCCGACAGCACGCCCTGCGCGAGCGCCGTGAACGCGATCGCGCCCATGCCGACGTCGTCCAGCACGTCCGTCAGGCCACCCTCCACCCAGCGGTTCAGCAGGTTGTAGGACGGCTGGTGGATGACGAGCGGCGTGCCGAGCTCGGCGGCGACGGCGGCCGCCTCGCGGGTGCGCTCCGCCGAGTAGGAGGAGATGCCGACCCAGCGGGCCTTGCCCTGCCGCACGGCCGTGTCGAGCGCGCCGATCGTCTCGGCCACGGGCGTGCCGTCGTCGAACCGGTGGCTGTAGAAGATGTCGACGTAGTCGAGGTTCATGCGGGCCAGCGACTCGTCGAGGCTGGAGAGCAGGTACCCGCGGGAGCCGAGCTGGCCGTACGGGCCGGGCCACATGTCCCAGCCGGCCTTCGTCGAGATGATCAGCTCGTGCCGGTACGGCGCGAAGTCCTTGAGCATGACCCGGCCGAAGTTCTCCTCGGCGGCGCCGTACGGCGGGCCGTAGTTGTTCGCCAGGTCGAGGTGCGTGATGCCGTGGTCGAAGGCGTAGCGCAGGATCTCGCGCTGCGTCGCGAACGGGCGGTCGTCGCCGAAGTTGTACCAGAGGCCGAGCGAGATCGGCGGGAGCAGCAGGCCGGACGTCCCGACCCGGCGGTAGTCGGTGATCGCGTAGCGGTCTGCCGCGGCGACATACGGGCGGTGGGTCTCCGGCACGGGGGAGTCGTAGCGAGGCACCCGCCCAGCCTAGGCCGGGCGGGTGCCTCGGGAACCGTCTCGGGGGAGGGTCAGGCGTCGCCGATGCGGCGTCCCCGCTCGTGCCACGCCGCGACCACCGACGGCCGCGGGATCGAGGTCCCGCCGTCGGGCCAGTGCGACAGCGGGTTCTCGAACGAGGCGCCGTCCAGCTCGCCCGGGTGCTGCACGCACACGAGCACCCGCTTGTCCTGCACGAGCGGCCCGCACGTCTCGGCGCCGTGCGGCACGGTGAGGAACTGCTTGACCTGGCCGCGGTACCGCCCATCGGTCGCGACGCCGAACAGGCCGTCGTTCGTGCCGAGCGCGTTCCCGTCGGTGCTGATCCAGAGGTTCCCGTGGTCGTCGAACGTGAGGTTGTCCGGGCAGGAGATCGGCGACACCTGGCTCTTGTCGTAGCCGGCGAAGTACGTGCTCGGGTCGGCCGGGTCGCCGCACAGCAGGAAGATCCGCCACGCGAAGGCCCCGGCGCCGGAGTCCCGGCGCTGCTCGACGAGCTCGACGACGTGCCCGTGCTTGTTGGCCGTGCGCGGGTTCGCCTCGTCCGGCCCGGGGTTGGCGCCGGTACCGCGGGCCGTGTTGTTCGTCAGCGCGATGTACACGGTCCCCGTGCGCGGGCTGGGCTCCACGTCCTCCGGCCGGTCCATCTTCGTGGCGCCGACGGCGTCGCCCGCCTGCCGCGTGAAGAGCAGCACCTCCTCCGCCGTCATCCCCGGCACGTGCGACACGTGCCCGCGGCGGTCGTCGCTGGTGACGAGCGGGATCCACTCGCCCGACCCGTCCCACTCGCCGTCGGCGGGCAGGGCACCGTCGCCGAGGATCTCCTCCGGCGGCGAGTCACCGGTGAACCGGGCGACGTAGAGGGTGCCGTTGTCGAGCAGCGTGCCGTTGTGGTCGGAGTCCCGGCGGGAGACGCGGTCGCGCGAGACGAACTTGTAGAAGTAGTCGAACCGTTCGTCGTCACCCATGTACAGGGCGACGCGTCCGTCCCGCGTGACGCGCGGGTACGCGGCCTCGTGCTTGAAGCGACCGAGCGCCGTGCGCTTCTTCGGCGTGGAGCTCGGGTCCATCGGGTCGACCTCGACGATCCACCCGAACCGGTTCACCTCGTTCGGCTCGGCGGCGAGGTCGAACCGCTGATCGAACTGCTCCCACCTGCGGTCGGTCGAGCCGCCCGGCAGGCCGTACCGGCGCAGCCGCTCGCGCGTCACGGGGTCGGTCACGGCGTCGGCGCCGGCGAAGTACTGGTTGAAGTTCTCCTCGGCGGTCAGCCACGTGTTCCACGGCGTGATGCCGCCGGCGCAGTTGTTGAGCGTGCCGAGCACGGTCCGGCCGTCCGGGTCGGCGCTCGTCCGGACGAGCTCGTGGCCCGCCACCGGCCCTGTCAGGGCGAACTCGCTCGTGGTGTGCAGGCGCCGGTTGAGCGGGTGGTCGACGACGACGCTCAGCGCCCCGGATCCGCGGCCGCGACCGCGGCGCTCTTCGACGACGACGACCGTCAGGCCGTGCGCCGCCCACGCGATCTCGACCTGCTCCGCCG includes these proteins:
- a CDS encoding daunorubicin resistance protein DrrA family ABC transporter ATP-binding protein → MDTAHRGGGTAGDVVVSAQGLTKRFGATRVLDGIDLELRRGEVLALLGPNGAGKTTTVRILATLLRPDAGSVSVWGHDVVREARRVRDLISLTGQFAAVDEKLTGAENLVMMGRLAHLPRRAVAPRAAELLDAFGLTDAADRRVETYSGGMRRRLDLAAGLLGRPSVIFLDEPTTGLDPRSRQAMWDVIRDVVANGASLFLTTQYLEEADRLADRIALLDDGGIVAEGTAAQLKARVGEASVEIVTGGADDGARLAHVFGVTPIGATVRVPTDGSVGHVRDVLDAVDGAGVAVERWDVRTPSLDDVFLALTGHAARTRPDAGSATSTTDEQDRTEVAA
- a CDS encoding aldo/keto reductase; this encodes MPRYDSPVPETHRPYVAAADRYAITDYRRVGTSGLLLPPISLGLWYNFGDDRPFATQREILRYAFDHGITHLDLANNYGPPYGAAEENFGRVMLKDFAPYRHELIISTKAGWDMWPGPYGQLGSRGYLLSSLDESLARMNLDYVDIFYSHRFDDGTPVAETIGALDTAVRQGKARWVGISSYSAERTREAAAVAAELGTPLVIHQPSYNLLNRWVEGGLTDVLDDVGMGAIAFTALAQGVLSDRYAEDPDGVQRAANRGIRIDDDVLARVRGLAGIARRRGQTLAQMALVWVLRRPTVASTLIGASRVEQVAENLAALENASFTDDELADIDGFAVESGVDLWRRVAEL
- a CDS encoding ABC transporter permease encodes the protein MTALAARPPADLAPATSGVARLREWWRDAATMSGRALRLVTRDPDSLVLGVVLPIMLMVLFVYVFGGAFAVGTEYLNYVTPGIILLCAGYGAANTAIGVARDATTGVIDRFRSMPPATSTVLVGHVVASAAKNLATTAVVFGVAFIMGFRPGASLLEWLGAVGVILLFVLAITWVAVFVGVSVRSEEAASGFTFFMLFLPYVSSAFVPPETMPAWLRGFAEHQPVTPVIETIRGLLVGTPMGNAPLLAVVWWVGIGAAFAVAAGIVFRNKGR
- a CDS encoding PhoX family protein is translated as MTETIPSTGRPTPPRRPLPLLGHGGNRSALTCRYRCGDACFHDVPNTSRGETFGDVVAAGISRRNLLKVGAVVAAAGAVGVLGQQPAAAHGGRGSARGLAFTPVAPNTADAVTTPPGYVSEAFLRWGDPLFSDAPAFDPSAQTAAAQQRQFGYNNDHLDMFDLGRGQFAMVVNHEYTDEPMMFPAYDPEAPTAEQVEIAWAAHGLTVVVVEERRGRGRGSGALSVVVDHPLNRRLHTTSEFALTGPVAGHELVRTSADPDGRTVLGTLNNCAGGITPWNTWLTAEENFNQYFAGADAVTDPVTRERLRRYGLPGGSTDRRWEQFDQRFDLAAEPNEVNRFGWIVEVDPMDPSSTPKKRTALGRFKHEAAYPRVTRDGRVALYMGDDERFDYFYKFVSRDRVSRRDSDHNGTLLDNGTLYVARFTGDSPPEEILGDGALPADGEWDGSGEWIPLVTSDDRRGHVSHVPGMTAEEVLLFTRQAGDAVGATKMDRPEDVEPSPRTGTVYIALTNNTARGTGANPGPDEANPRTANKHGHVVELVEQRRDSGAGAFAWRIFLLCGDPADPSTYFAGYDKSQVSPISCPDNLTFDDHGNLWISTDGNALGTNDGLFGVATDGRYRGQVKQFLTVPHGAETCGPLVQDKRVLVCVQHPGELDGASFENPLSHWPDGGTSIPRPSVVAAWHERGRRIGDA
- a CDS encoding SDR family oxidoreductase translates to MAQIAIVGGHGKIARLLIPLLVARGDTPVALIRNPEHAPDVRDAGGVPRLLDIEAQDAAAFAGAFGRADAVVFAAGAGPDGRVDRKTSVDLQGALKSIEGARSAGVRRFVQVSAIGVDEPVGDDATEVWAAYVAAKRDADAALRDSGLEWTIIRPARLTDSPGTGLVSLARSLPGGEVPRADVAAVLATVLGSPSSVGHQWDLVGGTTPVLEAVATAIEAERG